The genomic window TCCGAATACCGTTATCACCATGGTCGCTATGGACCAATTGACTAGGTTCTACTTAACGCACTTCCAGAGTTGAATCTGTCTTTCTCGTCTTAACATTATGtgaatatattacatataccgTTTTACCAAGCCTGAATCTTGTTTACACTGATTTCCACCACTGATACCATCGCGGAAGTATGGAACGAAGTATTAATTTAAGgagatgaaattatttttctcgttcCTTGTACGCATGTAtaagaaaaatgcaaaaacaaGTATAAGCCGAGTATAAATGTGTGTATACTATACACGTACTTGAATATAAAAAGGGTCAAAATTCGTGTTCCGCATTGAACGACTGTTCGGTTGTACGCGGAAAAAACATTTCAGACAAAATATTGCCTCGATAGTTTGGTCAGCTGTTCGTTTATCATGAACGTAAGGACAGTGTGAGGTCCAATCCTGCAGTAGGTTGGCACGAATCCTTTCCACAGAGCAGTTATTCCTTCCTGCTGTGCGGTCTTGGTTATTACACTCATCATTGACGGGGGTTTCACCGATACCTTGAGATTCTGTATTCTAAAAAAGGAGATAAAACAAAAGGCACATTTTAATTAAGACCCATTAATACGCAATCACGTCGTCAACTACCTGGTTTTCGCAATATCGAAAGGCATGGAGTTGAACGATGTAAGAAGTCCAGATACCATGGAAGCCCAAAAATGTAGAGGAATTCCCTCCTTCACGTTCCCTGTGCAATTGAATTAGATGGCAACGTTCTTCCTTGAATACTCCAGACTGGATATCCTATTTTTAGTCTCTGCATATTAACAAGAATGATACAAACATGTTTTCACTATCATTTTCTTTGCTTGGCTGTAAGTCGCCAATTGCGATACATTTACAACAGCTGCCCTGCCCATTGTCGGGATGCAGCCTCTCCACAGCGCAGTGATACCTTCATCCTTGTAAATCCTGAAGAACGCGTCGAAGACGTGTTTGTAGTTTCTCCTGTGATCTAttctttggtaaaaaaaaagccatTGAAGTAGCTTTGAACCTCACAGTTCTTCACTCAGACTTGTACGAATTGTCGAAACTTGAATAAACTCATACCTGGTGGCAGCCTTCCATCAGCCGACATTCTCACCAGCGCTATTTCGGCCGGAGTTCCTACGAAGGCTCCGCAAACTCCAGCAGTCATTCCCATTGTACAGAGGACCATAAAACTGGGTGGGGATGCCTTATTCgctctgaaaaattttcatgcgtGATTGTAGGCATAATTTCAGCTCATTTCCAGTTCTCCATTTACGTACGTACTTCCACATATCCAGCAGATGATTGTAAATCCCCAGTCTTGTGGTGGTGTAAGTCGCTTGTCGAACCAGGCCGGCAGTCAAACCTCGATAAAATTTAGTCAACCCTTCCTCAGCCATGATAGATTTGATCAACATCACGATGGAAGTTCCGTCACGGTTCAATTGCATACGATTTTTCAGCACGTCCATCGGATGCACGACACATGTCGCTAGCATTCTATAATTGAAATATAGCATAAAGTTGAGAGGATTGATAAAGATGCAGGCATTTACTTTTTATCTACAAACCTTACCCTGATAGTCCTCCATTGATAAAGTTGAATACAGGAGGTACGGACTTTTGCTTCGGTGTCGAGGgttgagttgaatttttttgttcagtcATTTTCAATCGTCATACGATTATACTTGTCTTCcaacaaatttgttttttatttatttatttgtttttatgtCAACTTTGGCAGAGAGTAAAATTGTTCTTACCAAAGCTCGTGAAGAAATAATATCATCACtgtattgaaattattcacttcTACTGCCGAAGGACAAGTTTTCTAGAAAGTCAATTACGTTATTCAAACCTCTCGAAAACCGATCGTGTAACGATATTTTATCGGGATGACGTTTGAAGTCGATTCTACGATCTTGTTATTACGAAAATTTACGGACAACTTCATACACcaatatcaaaatatgtgTCGGTCGATTTCTAGCTGAGTGAAGAAATTTGTACGTTTTATTAGTAACTCTAAATTATCTGGTAAGAGCAGGCAATGTCCTGGACTTCTTTGGACGAAGATGGGACGACATCCTCGAGTGACGAGGAAGAAGATCTCGCGAAAGGAGATAATAATCCCGCACGACGTATGAATAGAATGATCGAAAATATAGAGAAGGAAGGTAAAAAGTTACCGGATTCCGGGCTTGGAGAAGGATTGCAGGTCAAAGAATCTCACAGTTATTTCTCTCAGAACCAGGGCCCGAACCCTTTGATCcaagtatattatacgtattacaaATTTAATTCGTAATCTAACCACGAGAACTTCAAAGCAACCACTTCGAAGTCTCGGCACTATCTAATCCACTGTTGGAACAGAACTCGGACAATGAGATTCTCTCGGAAAAAGCGGCCAGATCCCAGCTGGAATTTCAGACGATTTTGACTAGCAAAGACGAGCATATTCGTACCTTGCAGAAACTTGTAAACGGCCAAAGAGAGCAGCTTTACCATTTCCTGAACATGTCTATGAAGAAAGAAACATTACTCGAGCTAAAGAAGACCGTAAGGATCTTAAACCCGAATCTTTAAGGGCTAATACCGATGATTTGGATAATTTCTTTGATTCCAGTGTCGAGAGACGGAGGCACTGAGTCAAAACGAAAACATGTGCATGGCACTGGACAAGTTCAAATACGACAACAATTTGCCCACTGAACAAACACTGGTCCGGAAAGACGTGTCGAAAACTTTGCTCGGTCTAGAAAGACTCATGAGGCATCAGGTGTGACGTGATTTTGCTTCACAGACACGAATTCGGTCGAACGTAACCCTgcagttttgaaattttgtgcTTAGGTAAGGCTTGTGAAAGCTATGGGATTGGGCGTGATTGACGAAGATCTCGAAGGCACGAGTAACTCCGTTCAAATTAGCTGTCTTCGTCGTGAGAACGAGGTAAGATGCATGAGTGTGCAGTCGTTGAAACCCTTTCACTATTTCTGGGACGGTCGGTTTACCTTCGGTCAATGGTCCGGTTTTAAATATACAATGAAAAGCAAACTTAACTGCAGTTCACAGACGTTCAAAGGTTGTCAAAAGGCACGAAGAATATTCAACGCAAGATACGCATGCTGAAGATACAGTTAAAGAAGTTGGCTTTGATCGAGGAAGAGCGCATCGATTTGGTGGAACGTGTTTACTCCATTCCACCTGATCAGCGACAGTATTATGCTCACCTGGCGGTGATTGAGCGTGAGAAAAGTCAGCTCCTATGTGAAATCGACAAACTCAGAGAAAATTATAGAAACCACAAACAGAAGTGTTGCTTGCTGGAAGGAACGGATATGGTCCTAAGCGGAAACAACGATAACAAGGTGCTGGTGTGCAGCCaaattttccaacaaatttcgcTTGTAAGCGTGCAAACAActgagaaataaatttcagatcGAAGGTATTGACCCGAACAATATAAAGACTGGTTCCAGGACGCATTTGGAGCTACCGGACATGGTGAAACGGGGGGAACTATCCATGGTCGCGATGACTAAagtagagaaagaaaaattgagctCAGATTTCGTCAAGTTGTACAATGAAAACGCAGGTTTATTTTCCGAGCTACATTGCGGTTTATCGGCATTGAACACGCTGACGTTCTTTTCTAGAAATTTCCGAACGGCTGAAGAACTTCGACGAGGTAAAACAGGAGCGTGATGACTTGAAACGCGAAATCGAGGTACTCGTGGAGAATTGTCTTCGACTTCAGGGCGAAGTAAAAGCGCTTCGTATGGCCAGCAGGTCGAATGATCTACTAGAGGAACTCCGTCAGGCTTGTCTGGAAAGAGAACAGCTCAGAACGAAGCTCGACCGAGTGACGAAGGAGGGTCCGGGtgtttttagaattttcgGTGAAACGACGAGCAAAGTTGCCGAAGAAAGAGACCAGCTTCGTCTGAAGGTTGCGGAGCTTGAGGAAGTTAGAGCAGCGCACATAGCTTTGCTGGAcaggagtgaaaaaaatcccAACATAGTCAGTACCCTTGACAGAGACACGTACAAATATATGTCCAAGCAATTACAGCATCTGAGGGAAACGGAAAAGCAAAGAGAGCGGTTGGTTCTCGAAGTGAGTGAATATTTATAATGCAAATTGCAGGAATACGGCAATTTGTTCGGTTTTTCGACCATGATTTATGCCCCATTCACCGTCTTCCTCCAGATATCTAGATACAAGTACGCTCTTCTGAGGCAAGAAGAGGAGGTCAAAGACTTGGTCGATACCGTCGACAAATTGATGGACCACATAAAGACCCTGAGAATTAACACGGATGTCAATCCTGCGAAAGGAACTCCCGAGGGACCGGAAGTAATTGCGGTATTGAACTCTGCTGAGGAAAAACGGCTCGATATGATTCGAAACAGAATACGCTATGATACTTTAAAAACTGCACCGCCAGATGAAGCAACTTTGTCGGAAAGCACTCCTGAAAAAACTACCTTTATCAATTCTTTGAAGGTAATGTTAGGACAACACTTGACGCAAATATAAACTCGTTGATTGATTATATGACTACAAGCTTGTACTTTCGTCgcaattgtaaattttcagtCTTTCCTGGGATTGGATAATAACTCGATGGCGAaaacgatcgactagataCTTCCTCGGTGAAGTGTTGACTGAAACAAGTTCGAGTCACTCGAGTTGTACACGTAATACCGTGCTTTGCATCAATACAGCGTTTTTTTGTTACGTACTTTTGATACTTGTTGTTTTCGCACCAACTTGAcgtgaataaatttaccaCTGTGTCGTGCCGGTGGAACCGCCTTTATGGCCTTAGAGTCTTTTTTTCAcgacagaaaaaaatcgaataccGACAAGACGTTGAAATACATGCAGAATGTCAGATATGaaaaacatatatttatacaagaGACGTCAGGATCTTATACAGAGCCTAAAATTCATATGTAAACAACTTCGTGTTCCGGCACTGGAGCAGAGCAAACGGGCGTACGTTTCCTTGGTTTTCTGGCCGGTGCCAAAACGTTATTTTCGTCGCAAGTTTTCCTTGGTACCAGTCCGTTTTCTATCTTGAATTTCTGTaacgataataaaattacGAGTCTTTAATTTCCGCAGACAAGTAACGGattgttaaatatttgtaaaacttGAAACGTTATCAAACCTCGATTGTTTTTAGTATAGGATACAGCGGTCTAACGCCTTTGGATTCGTTCAGGATTTGCTGACCGTATTCcaatacttttttattagttttttcGATAATTGCCACTGCCGAATTTTCATCATTCTCGTATCGCTTCTCACGGTTTCGTTTCTCCTCGTTCTCGGACTTTAACCAACgagtgaaatgaaatgaaatgaattgattattgttaaaaataagaatgaatCAAGAAAAGGAAGAATTAGTCAATTCTTAAAACATCATCACCATTTGCTGTCGCAGGTCTCTAGCATTCGTCATTTTCTGTTCCCACTCTCGTTTCCgttcattaatttcaaactctTTGTTAAATTCGTCCCTCTTCAGTCTCTGCAGTGTCTCCCAATTGTTGAGCTCCTTCGTCTCGTAATCTCGTCTTCGCTTTTCATTCGCGGCTTCCTCGCCGAGTTTTATGCACTCCATTTTCAACTCCAGTGCTCGTTGCTTCTTAGCCTCAATCATTGCCAATTCTTTCGCTTCGATCTCTTCCCGGGCTTGACGGGTCAGCTCATCTTCGTTGTCCAACCGTTTTTTCGACGTTGCAGCGGCGAACTTTTTTCGTTCCGAACAAAGCTCACCCAAATATTCAGCGTGGCGCATTTTGGCCTGCAACTCCTCCTGCGCCTTGATTTTCCTAATCTGGGCAATCCGCCGTTTTGATCTCTCGAATATCTCGATGGCTCGGTCGCAAAATTCTTTCTCACGCTTCGActcaatttcgaatttttccttctctctaaTGGCGTCCGTCACTAACTTCTTCAGCTCGTTCTTGCGATTCAGCTTCTGAAAATCGAATTATGACGCTTCGATGACGAAGTGTTTACAGGCCGGTGGTGTGaagtgtataattataattaactcCCACCTGTTCATCCTCGcattcttttatttctcttatCTCTCGTGCCATATTGATCAGATCTTGTCTTCCCATTAAGTATTCCTCTCTATCAGCCCGTTTCAAATTATTCCTGTCATCGTCGATTCTGAAATcgagttttcaaattaaaaaacaaaattcctCGCGCAGTAATTGATTCGAAAATAGTGAATGATTACTGCTTCTTAAGCTCTTCTCCGTAAGctctgtttttcttctccctttcGGCGGCCTTCCGACGCTCCGCTTCCTCGAAGTCCTCGGCTTCCTGTTTCAGGATTTTCGCGTACTCTTTTTCCTGCTCCTCGTCGACACCTCGAAGAGTTTTCTCAAACGCGAGTTGGGCGTCTCGTTCCCTGAAACACTGCGCGAAATTGCGACAAGTACGAGACGCGTCTTGagtcgtttgaaattttccggCCCATCAAATTAAGGGTTGAAGGAAAAACATTTCACCTCGGAAGTGAGAAGAGCCCCGTTAAGCAGCCTGCACAGAGGCTTTTTATACAGCAACAACCGCCTCGCTTCTTCCACAACTTTTTCCCTCTCCGCCGCGTTTTGCTCGGCAATTTCCTTCGCGAATCGCGCGCGAATTTCGTCTTCCTGTTTTCTTTTGGCCAGGAGCTCGGCCCTCCTGCGCCTCTTCACGTTCTGTCGATACGCACGGATTTCCAATTTTAGTGGATTACTAATTATCCtatcaattattaattatatcatTGATAATTTCATTGGTTCTCGTCTGGGGAATACCAGAGTTTTCCACGTCATTACAAAGAATTAACAGAACCCCGGGCTGATTGGGACGGTAATTTGAGATAGGTATATACCTCGTTTGTGTTGTTCCAATGCTTCGACATTTCGTAGGTTGCCTTCCTAATTGCGGCCAGCTTAGCTCTCTCCTTTTCAGCAACGACCGTCATTCTTTCCGATTGATTCGTGTAGTCGACGAGCCTCTTGTACTCGCTCCGGGGTGCGATAAGCATCAGCTTTCTCTCGGAGATCTTTAACGGTAAGAATTTGCGTTGCAAAGCGAGAAAAATAGAAGTCCAAGTATTTTGGcggtttttttcaaacattcgaGTGATCACCTTCGCCtatctttcgcaaaattaaaATCAGATCTCACCTTCGTGCTACTCAGCTTTTGCCCGGGCTCCAGGTAGTATAACGTACGGATTTTCGATTGAACTTGCTGATTTTTATTCACCATCTTAGAATCGACGACGGTGATGTAAACCAGAGGACGGCGAGGTTGGACAAACGTTGTAACCCGAGCGCGCGAACTTGACGGATCGCTTGATATCTTAACCGAAATACCAGGTTAAAACGGAACGAACATTGCTACGTTTCTCAAAACGAGCGGAAGCATGGCGAGGCAATGAATCGAATCGTTGATCGTCTCTTAGTTGCCGTTAGAGATGCCCGGAATTTGTTGAATCGATATTACACGCTGCATGATGTGACTGCGTATCAAGTGACAACCATGTAGTCGATATGAAGCGATCAAACTAACGttctaaattgaaaaaaagtgattACCGAAATCCCggtatttacttttttatcaCATCTTTCGGCTCATTTCGACTTTTGTCACTTGTAACTGAAATTGAGAATACGCGCCAGAgaatgaatttgtaaaaacaaaTCTCGACCATGAATCATTCACGAAAATTCCTATGACACGATCGTACGCGTCGTATTTGTGATCGTTGTTATCaccatattcaaatattttgctCTCTAgaattttgaatattgaaaacgaCGATACATAACCGCGTACCCATGTATTTAAAAATCCCCCTAAGTCTATTAGATAATATTCTGTTTTTCTTATACCCATCCGGTTTTAGACCACTTTCCCCTACTCAATTACCTTATTACATCACGCACTTCGACTCAATGGCTGCTAACTATTTAGCCTTCGTCGATAGCTGACGCTGAGCTTGacattattatacaaaaaaataagaagagaaaaaaaagaaaaaaaaaacaaagaaacaaattaatgaataaataaaaatcacatcGAATCCTCATACGCGGATCGTGAAAAACAGTATAATGATTGAACATTTATTGGTAATTAACCGGAGGAAGCTAAAATCGATCTAAAATAAATGAACGCTCCGAGTTAACGATACAAAATGGAATGAAGTAATATTCATACGCTgtcgtaaataaaaaatctgatatTTCGCACCTAATCCCATGGTTATGCGTAGATTGCCCTCACTGTCAATTATCTATGCGTACAAATatcatatgtatgtatatatatacatatatatatatgtatatatgcatatatatacattcgaACACcgtaattttttcccctccacGATTGGCGTACGAGAAGGTTGTATTATAGTCATGTGTACCGGCAGGTTGTTCAGTGGTTGTTGGTCCGCTTGTTAGTGTTTTGGTAGAATTGAGAACTAGTAAGTCCAGAATAAACGACATTTTGACTATCTCGATCATTTTAACGACTGTTCGATAGGTTCGTGCAGGTAGTTAAACGAAAGAGTCAACACGAAGTCAAGTCCGCAGGAGGGACGGTCTCTAGTCGTTAACGAAACCTTGCTTCGCGTCGACCCGGTGAGAAAGCTCTTCTCTGTTTGAAAATAACTGTGCCAAATCGGGTATTGGTCAGATGAGTAGCGGCACGTTTTACACGTAGAAGTGAATAACGAAAATGGTAGCGGCGATAAACGAGGGTTTCGCCAGTGCTCCGGAAGTGATAACAGTGCAGGAGAATGATTTTCGAATGTCGGCTATTCTCGAGAGTGAAAAAACGCTCGGTGAAGACGGTGAGAAAACCGAGTCCGAGGCCGAGATTAAAGTTTACAAACGCCGTTGGCTCCAGCTCGGCCTTTTTTTCATCTACGGTGCATCTAACAACATGCATTGGATACAGTTCACCATCGTTGGAAATATAATTTCCAAGTAAGAAACCCGCAATCATACACCTGCACGATTATGCGTATTCAAAGACGTTCTAACCGATGGAGgatgatttatttcttttcccttcTCTCTCGACGCTTTGGGCATTGTAATTAAACTTCCTCGCTTACCCGCGTAACCGAGGTTCCCGGTAAACGGTTTAATACATTTTATACTTGCAaggtgtataataatatcctaGTCAAAACGTTGCGGTCGGCAAAAATTCATGAAAGAGGTGTTAACTTGCttccgagagagagagagaggaaaaaagaaaaaaagaaacaaaaatatcctCTCACTTCTCGACGTATTAACGCTTAATCGTGAATAGAAACGttgtgaattttaaaatatacgCAGGTACTACGGCGTTTCACCATTGGCCGTAGATTGGACCTCGACGATCTTCCACGTGATGTACGTAGCCTTGATGCTCCCAGCTTCCTATGTGATGGACCGCGTCGGTCTCCGATGGGCCTGTCTGATCGGTTCTCTGGGTATCTCGATCGGTTcatggataaaatttttctccgcaTCGCCGGACCGTTTCGTCGTCGCCTTTGTCGGTCAAACGATCGTCGCATCTGCTCAGGTCTTCGTCTCGACCGGcccggtaagattgtcggccCTCTGGTTTGGCTCTAACCAAGTGGCCACGGCAACATCGATCGGCTGCTTCGGCCCGTTGATGGGCATCAGCACGCTCTTCCTGATCACACCGATGATAGTGAGGGACCACGAGAACATCGAGGACATCGGGAACGACCTGACTCTGCTCTTCCTGGGAATGGCGATACTCTCGACGATTGTAACGGTCGCGTTGTTCTTCTGTGAGTAGCCTTGCAAAGGCTGTGCGTGCATTCGTAATTTGCTTACCAAAGTCTCGCTGTTTACATCATGTCATTACCATGCCACCTCTGTGCGTATTCCATTCGTTCATTAATAATTTATGACTTTACAGTTTTTCGTGATGAACCACGCTTGCCGCCGAGTGAGGCAAGAGCCCTTCAGAAGGCCAACAGCGAAGCCGAGGCCGGACAATTCTGGCCAACGTTGAAGAGAATTCTCAGCAACAAGAGTTTTCTCATGCTGTGGAATTCGTACGGCATCAGCGGCGGGGTTCTGGACATGATATCTGCCCTGGTCAATCCATTTTTGCTATTTCACTTCAAGGTAACTTCAATTACGAATCCAACGATTCGTATTACACGAGGTCTGTGGAGTATAAATAATCGCGGAATGTCTGGTCTCAAGTGCTACGGTTTCTCGAACGAGTTCAACGTGCGTTGGTCACCCGAAATTTTAGTTTCTAATGCCGTTACAAAGGTATATGCGTAggtataaataatttgaacCCGACATTCCGtgaaaaaaacgagaagaaatttttaaaaaattcgctCTACCTAACCGTACAAATACATCTTCGTCACTTAGAACGGGGAAGAAGACGCAGGTAGGCTCGGTCTGCTAATGTGGTTCACGGGAAGTTTCGCCTCGATAATCTTTGGTATGATATTGGACAAGACGAAAAAGTTCAAGTAAGTATccatgtataaaatatatatatgtgtgtgtgtgtgtgtgtacggtGGATAAATTTGAGCAAGAGATTCGACGGTTCGGTAAATGAAACGTTACCGCACTTTACAAACGCGCGCTCTTTAACGTTTACAGAGCTCTCAACATTTTCATCTACGCTTTTACTCTCGTCGGGGAAATCCTATTCGCCGTTGGACTGTTGATGGAAATAAGATGGGTGGTTTACCTCGCTATTATAGTATTGGGGTAATCGATTTGTCTACGTTAATCACGTCAATTAACCGCAGGCGATAACAACATCCGACTAATTGTTACCGGTGCTGGGTTTTTGACGTTTACATTATGACTCTAGGGTATTCGGCGTCACCTATGGAAGCATCGGGTTTGAACTGGCTGCCGAGAGTACTTATCCAGAACCGGAGAATGTGACATCTGGACTGCTCAGAGTGGCGAACCAGTTATACGGTGCGATAATGGTCGTGATTGCCGGTGCATTACTGAGGACTTACGGGGATGTCGTAGCTCACGGTTGCCTTATCATTGTTGTTGGCGTAGGCTTAGCGCTGGTCGTATTCGTTAAGACCGATCTTAAACGGCTAAACGCCAAGGAGCACTGCGACCCTAAACGGAATCGCGTCGCGGAATCGCAAGTCGTCGAACCCGAGACTATCCAGACAAAACTGTGAGACACGGAACGAGTGTGCTGGTTAAATTTTCTGCcagttttctgtttttcgtagaaaaaaaaaaaaaaaaaaaaaatacatcccGACGGATACGTGCTCGATTGTCGTATTGTTGTACCATGACGCTCCTACCCTCGATAATAGCCAATTGTAAGTGCAATTATCTTACGCCTCGGACTTGCAGCGTACCTGAAATGGCTCTCCATCATTGGTTATTTCTCGTccgaagcagcagcagcagaagcgCGGAATTCTGCGCACGTCGAAAGCAGCGAATTCTACAGcgtattgtttgttttttttattcctcggAAAGTTTATTGTTATTCATACGAGACATACGACTGTTTAGAGAACTTTCGCGGAAGTTATTAGCTATTTCAATACCAGCTGGGCCAACAACGAACTATATAACATTTGTGAAACTCTGACGTGTTAATGAATTTAAACTCAATAAAAGAACGGCAGAACCGTGATTACTTTGCTTGAAGATAGCAGCTCGCGGCAACGTATGAGTTAATTTGTATAAGATTTAGTGAATTTAGATAAAAGTTTtggtatatttttgaaacggaGGTGGTTGTACAAAGTTTAAAAACTAACCATAATTTTACGTGCCAATATTTGTTTCTACGGTATTATATCTTACGATATAGTTTCGTCATTCGACAACTGTAATTACGGCtatgaattttcggaattaaCAAAGATTGTGAGAAATAACAAGTAACAAAcgaaggaagaaaataaagaaagaaaaacatatCTGATGATAagaattggaaataaaaatttgtcaaagtcATATCTTGGGACTGAATTCCTGATTTCATCCGCAATCACTTTCCCGCACTCTACGTTAAATTACctgtttaaaaatgaattcgaACCTATCTTGATCTGTATTCGGAACACGGTATCCGAAGCGTTTTCTTAACTCTACCGCAGCCATTCCACACTTGGTGAATATCTGAACGACCTTGATGTTCTCACTTTGCACGATGCCTGAAATATATTATCGTAAATGATATGTGAACAAAGCGCTGAGTAAACCACGCCTGTCTTCTCTCAACATTTTAATCTTCTTTACTTTTCGATGCTTGATAAACTGTCTTCAACAATCCCTTCGGTCAGAGACGTTGCGATTCCTTGTTGCCACTTTGAAATTAACTCTCAGTCAAGCAGCGTCGGCAAGAAGTAAGTTTACTCGGATAAACGAACCGAGACGAAGATCATCTTTCGTAAGATCGTCGGAGAAGCCAATTTCGTTTACAAAAATCATCGCCGAGTATCGTTAAGTTTAAAGAAGATGGTGTCAATGGACGAGGATCCCAGTGCCAGAGAGTTTTTGACAACGTATAACGGCGCTAAAATAACGCCGATTGCGAATCGCGATAAAAGCTTGTTGTCGGAAAAGGACGTGGAGAAAACAAGGAAAGCTGAGGAGGACGCGACTGGAGCAAAAATTGAGCTTAAAGTGTACAAGAGACGTTGGCTCCAGTTGGGACTGTTCTTCATCTACGCATTGTCAAACGACCCGCATTGGACGCAGTTTTCATCTATCGGCAAAACGATTTCCCGGTGAGATCCAACGTCACGATTACACGGGAATTTACAAAGGATACCGATATAAGTTTTCACGCGAATCCTCCCGTCGATTTGCTCCAGCATTTATAGAactttgttataaattttggGCAGGTACTACAGCGTCTCTCCAACAACGGTTTCCTGGACCTCGTCGATCCTTCAGGTGACCTACGTCGTCATGATCATGCCGGTTTGCTGTATGATAGATCGCGTCGGTCTGCGATGGGCCTGCCTGATCGGTTCGATCGGGATCTCGATCGGCTCCTGGATCATATTCTGGTCTCTGTCACCGGATCGGTTCGTTACGGTTGTCCTTGGTCAGTTGGTGATCACCTTTTCACAAGTCTTCAGCCTGACCGGACCGGTTAAATTGGTAGCTCTTTGGTTCGGTCCGAATCAAGTAGCCACTGCGACGTCGATCGCATTCTTTGGCGGACCGCTTGGCATTGGTCTGTCCTTTTTCGTCACACGGATGATCCTGAGGAATCACGACAACGTCGAAGACATTGGCAGGGAATTGTCGCCCGTCTTCTTGTCCGCGGCAGCTTTTTCCACCGTGGTGACGATTGCTCTGTTTCTTTGTGAGTAGGCTGATGCTCGCCCTTCGACGAACGTTAAAATGTATGCATAATCCGTCAGTTTTTCAGGACGAACCACTCGTACCGCCCAGCAGAGCTACCGCTCTTCAAGTAACTCACAGCAAAGTCGAAGATACAAGATTCTGGTCGACTGTGAAAAGAGTCATGACC from Neodiprion lecontei isolate iyNeoLeco1 chromosome 1, iyNeoLeco1.1, whole genome shotgun sequence includes these protein-coding regions:
- the LOC107222487 gene encoding mitochondrial 2-oxoglutarate/malate carrier protein-like; the protein is MTEQKNSTQPSTPKQKSVPPVFNFINGGLSGMLATCVVHPMDVLKNRMQLNRDGTSIVMLIKSIMAEEGLTKFYRGLTAGLVRQATYTTTRLGIYNHLLDMWKANKASPPSFMVLCTMGMTAGVCGAFVGTPAEIALVRMSADGRLPPDHRRNYKHVFDAFFRIYKDEGITALWRGCIPTMGRAAVVNVSQLATYSQAKKMIVKTWNVKEGIPLHFWASMVSGLLTSFNSMPFDIAKTRIQNLKVSVKPPSMMSVITKTAQQEGITALWKGFVPTYCRIGPHTVLTFMINEQLTKLSRQYFV
- the LOC124296626 gene encoding CAP-Gly domain-containing linker protein 1-like, whose product is MSWTSLDEDGTTSSSDEEEDLAKGDNNPARRMNRMIENIEKEGKKLPDSGLGEGLQVKESHSYFSQNQGPNPLIQNSDNEILSEKAARSQLEFQTILTSKDEHIRTLQKLVNGQREQLYHFLNMSMKKETLLELKKTCRETEALSQNENMCMALDKFKYDNNLPTEQTLVRKDVSKTLLGLERLMRHQVRLVKAMGLGVIDEDLEGTSNSVQISCLRRENEFTDVQRLSKGTKNIQRKIRMLKIQLKKLALIEEERIDLVERVYSIPPDQRQYYAHLAVIEREKSQLLCEIDKLRENYRNHKQKCCLLEGTDMVLSGNNDNKVLIEGIDPNNIKTGSRTHLELPDMVKRGELSMVAMTKVEKEKLSSDFVKLYNENAEISERLKNFDEVKQERDDLKREIEVLVENCLRLQGEVKALRMASRSNDLLEELRQACLEREQLRTKLDRVTKEGPGVFRIFGETTSKVAEERDQLRLKVAELEEVRAAHIALLDRSEKNPNIVSTLDRDTYKYMSKQLQHLRETEKQRERLVLEISRYKYALLRQEEEVKDLVDTVDKLMDHIKTLRINTDVNPAKGTPEGPEVIAVLNSAEEKRLDMIRNRIRYDTLKTAPPDEATLSESTPEKTTFINSLKSFLGLDNNSMAKTID
- the LOC107222483 gene encoding trichohyalin-like is translated as MVNKNQQVQSKIRTLYYLEPGQKLSSTKISERKLMLIAPRSEYKRLVDYTNQSERMTVVAEKERAKLAAIRKATYEMSKHWNNTNENVKRRRRAELLAKRKQEDEIRARFAKEIAEQNAAEREKVVEEARRLLLYKKPLCRLLNGALLTSECFRERDAQLAFEKTLRGVDEEQEKEYAKILKQEAEDFEEAERRKAAEREKKNRAYGEELKKQIDDDRNNLKRADREEYLMGRQDLINMAREIREIKECEDEQKLNRKNELKKLVTDAIREKEKFEIESKREKEFCDRAIEIFERSKRRIAQIRKIKAQEELQAKMRHAEYLGELCSERKKFAAATSKKRLDNEDELTRQAREEIEAKELAMIEAKKQRALELKMECIKLGEEAANEKRRRDYETKELNNWETLQRLKRDEFNKEFEINERKREWEQKMTNARDLRQQMSENEEKRNREKRYENDENSAVAIIEKTNKKVLEYGQQILNESKGVRPLYPILKTIEKFKIENGLVPRKTCDENNVLAPARKPRKRTPVCSAPVPEHEVVYI
- the LOC107222482 gene encoding uncharacterized MFS-type transporter C09D4.1: MVAAINEGFASAPEVITVQENDFRMSAILESEKTLGEDGEKTESEAEIKVYKRRWLQLGLFFIYGASNNMHWIQFTIVGNIISKYYGVSPLAVDWTSTIFHVMYVALMLPASYVMDRVGLRWACLIGSLGISIGSWIKFFSASPDRFVVAFVGQTIVASAQVFVSTGPVRLSALWFGSNQVATATSIGCFGPLMGISTLFLITPMIVRDHENIEDIGNDLTLLFLGMAILSTIVTVALFFFFRDEPRLPPSEARALQKANSEAEAGQFWPTLKRILSNKSFLMLWNSYGISGGVLDMISALVNPFLLFHFKNGEEDAGRLGLLMWFTGSFASIIFGMILDKTKKFKALNIFIYAFTLVGEILFAVGLLMEIRWVVYLAIIVLGVFGVTYGSIGFELAAESTYPEPENVTSGLLRVANQLYGAIMVVIAGALLRTYGDVVAHGCLIIVVGVGLALVVFVKTDLKRLNAKEHCDPKRNRVAESQVVEPETIQTKL